One window of the Asticcacaulis sp. SL142 genome contains the following:
- a CDS encoding DUF934 domain-containing protein, with translation MSQLNSSAPPTLIAKDGTRILDGWALLNDDDVVGADGPYVLGFERALTELPGLNGRYGVRVNPGDDIRALAPYMEKIALVEVNFPGYRDGRGYSTARILRSDLNYQGEIRAVGDVLRDQLFLMLRCGFNEFVLKDADPEEAIKAATDRFENAYQSAADARQPIWALRQKLTEA, from the coding sequence ATGAGCCAGCTTAATTCATCTGCCCCCCCCACCCTGATCGCTAAGGACGGCACCCGTATTCTTGACGGTTGGGCCCTGCTTAATGACGACGATGTTGTCGGCGCCGATGGCCCCTATGTGTTGGGCTTTGAGCGCGCGCTCACCGAATTGCCGGGCCTGAACGGCAGGTACGGTGTGCGCGTCAATCCGGGGGATGATATTCGCGCACTCGCTCCCTATATGGAAAAGATCGCATTGGTTGAGGTTAATTTCCCCGGCTACCGCGATGGCCGCGGCTATTCGACCGCCCGTATATTGCGCTCTGACCTGAACTATCAGGGCGAAATCCGCGCAGTCGGTGATGTGTTGCGGGATCAGTTGTTCCTTATGCTGCGCTGCGGGTTCAACGAATTTGTACTCAAGGACGCCGATCCCGAAGAGGCCATTAAGGCGGCCACGGATCGTTTTGAAAATGCGTACCAAAGTGCGGCCGATGCCCGCCAACCGATCTGGGCGTTACGCCAAAAGCTCACGGAAGCTTAA
- a CDS encoding phosphoadenylyl-sulfate reductase, whose protein sequence is MTMIINNIAEQVASPEAIRAAELSARYENWAAADILRDAIEHEFIGSIALSSSFGADSAVMLHLVSQINKDLPVIFLDTDRHFFQTLQYRDQLAKILGLTNLINLKADKTEEQDFDPKGNLWKLAPDACCALRKVRPLNKITDDYTAWITGRKRHQAATRANMPIVEWDGRNFKVNPLANWTADDIADYIEANALPPHPLVEQGYPSIGCFTCTKPVEVGEDARAGRWAGSDKTECGIHKPIFGGDGI, encoded by the coding sequence ATGACTATGATCATCAACAATATTGCCGAACAGGTCGCCTCACCTGAGGCTATCCGCGCGGCGGAACTGTCGGCCCGTTATGAAAATTGGGCCGCCGCCGACATCCTGCGCGATGCGATAGAGCATGAGTTTATCGGCTCCATCGCCCTGTCGTCATCGTTTGGCGCGGATTCCGCAGTCATGCTGCATCTGGTGTCGCAGATCAACAAAGACCTGCCGGTAATTTTTTTGGATACTGACCGGCACTTTTTTCAGACCCTGCAATACCGCGATCAACTGGCCAAGATTCTGGGGCTTACCAACCTGATCAACCTCAAAGCCGATAAGACTGAGGAACAGGATTTCGACCCAAAAGGTAATTTGTGGAAACTGGCCCCCGATGCCTGCTGCGCCCTGCGCAAAGTTCGGCCGCTGAATAAGATCACCGACGACTACACCGCCTGGATTACCGGCCGTAAGCGCCACCAAGCAGCGACCCGCGCCAATATGCCGATCGTTGAGTGGGATGGCCGCAATTTCAAGGTAAATCCGCTGGCTAACTGGACGGCGGACGATATCGCTGACTATATCGAAGCCAACGCCCTGCCCCCGCACCCTTTGGTCGAACAGGGCTATCCGTCGATTGGCTGCTTTACCTGCACCAAGCCGGTCGAGGTCGGTGAGGACGCGCGCGCTGGCCGCTGGGCCGGGAGTGACAAGACCGAATGCGGTATCCATAAGCCGATCTTCGGCGGCGACGGTATCTAA
- a CDS encoding nitrite/sulfite reductase: MYVYDQFDHALVRERNAEFSDQVARRLSGELSEDQFKPLRLMNGLYLQLHAYMLRIAIPYGVLSSVQMRKFAHIARTYDRDFGHFTTRQNLQFNWIKLADTPKILEELAEVEMHAMQTSGNCIRNTTTDQFSGAAKDELDDPRPWAELIRQWSTIHPEFTFLPRKFKIAITGATKDRAAIRVHDIGLHLTPKGFEVYVGGGMGRTPHLGHLIKSGVPGEKLLSYLEACLRVYNRYGRRDNIYKARIKILVSALGPDEYARQVEEEWNTLDQAAIDAPYYEIDRIRSFFPDPAFADKAFDAPALDRAKAADPAFARWVRNNTHAHKRDDHVSVTISTKPVGLPPGDASSAQMDVMADVADSFAYGELRVAHDQNVILPHVAKADLYALYQQLDRVNLSTANAKKISDIIACPGLDYCTLANARSIPLSQEISKRFADADLTDEIGELEIKISGCINACGHHHVGHIGILGVDKQGIEFYQILLGGRADEKAALGVITGKGLPAEAVPAAIERVVRLYLQLRTSPAERFIDVVERLGRETFAEALHEPA, encoded by the coding sequence ATGTATGTTTACGACCAATTCGATCACGCCCTCGTTCGTGAACGTAACGCCGAATTTTCGGATCAGGTGGCCCGCCGCCTGAGCGGGGAATTGTCCGAAGATCAGTTCAAGCCGTTGCGTCTGATGAACGGGCTTTATCTGCAACTGCACGCCTATATGTTACGGATTGCCATTCCTTATGGCGTTCTGTCGTCGGTTCAGATGCGCAAATTCGCCCATATCGCGCGCACCTATGACCGCGATTTCGGCCATTTCACCACCCGTCAGAACCTTCAGTTCAACTGGATCAAGCTGGCCGATACGCCCAAAATCCTCGAAGAATTAGCCGAAGTCGAAATGCACGCCATGCAGACCTCCGGCAACTGCATCCGCAATACCACGACCGATCAGTTTTCGGGTGCGGCTAAGGACGAACTCGACGATCCGCGCCCGTGGGCCGAACTGATCCGTCAGTGGTCGACCATCCATCCGGAATTTACCTTCCTGCCGCGTAAGTTCAAGATCGCCATCACCGGTGCCACCAAGGACCGCGCCGCCATCCGCGTCCACGATATCGGCCTGCACCTGACGCCCAAGGGCTTTGAGGTCTATGTTGGCGGCGGCATGGGCCGCACCCCGCATCTGGGCCACCTGATCAAGTCGGGCGTACCGGGCGAAAAACTGCTGAGTTATCTTGAGGCCTGCCTGCGGGTCTATAACCGCTATGGCCGCCGCGATAATATCTATAAGGCGCGCATCAAGATTCTTGTGTCGGCGCTTGGGCCTGATGAGTATGCCCGTCAGGTCGAAGAAGAGTGGAACACCCTCGATCAGGCCGCCATTGATGCGCCCTATTATGAGATCGACCGTATCCGTTCGTTCTTCCCCGATCCGGCCTTTGCCGATAAGGCATTTGACGCCCCCGCCCTAGACCGCGCCAAAGCGGCCGATCCGGCCTTTGCCCGCTGGGTTCGTAACAACACCCATGCCCATAAGCGCGATGACCACGTCAGCGTGACCATCTCGACCAAGCCGGTGGGCCTGCCGCCGGGCGATGCTTCGTCCGCACAGATGGACGTCATGGCCGATGTGGCGGACAGCTTTGCCTACGGCGAACTGCGCGTGGCCCATGACCAGAACGTCATCCTGCCGCATGTGGCTAAGGCCGATCTTTATGCCCTGTACCAGCAACTGGACCGCGTCAATCTGTCGACCGCCAATGCCAAGAAGATCAGCGATATCATCGCCTGCCCTGGGCTGGATTACTGCACCCTGGCCAATGCCCGCTCGATCCCGCTGTCGCAGGAAATTTCCAAGCGCTTTGCCGATGCCGATCTGACCGATGAGATCGGTGAACTGGAGATCAAGATCTCTGGCTGCATCAATGCCTGCGGCCACCACCATGTCGGCCATATCGGGATCTTAGGCGTCGATAAGCAGGGCATTGAGTTCTATCAGATCCTGCTCGGCGGCCGCGCCGATGAAAAGGCAGCGCTGGGCGTCATCACCGGTAAGGGCCTGCCGGCGGAAGCCGTACCCGCCGCCATCGAGCGAGTCGTGCGCCTTTATCTTCAACTTCGCACGTCGCCTGCGGAACGCTTCATCGATGTCGTTGAGCGTCTGGGCCGTGAAACCTTTGCCGAGGCACTCCATGAGCCAGCTTAA
- a CDS encoding DUF1579 domain-containing protein translates to MNVDIQTEHHWLERMTGDWEIIPDMSLAEAERITEWIERGRMLHRVWLVVEGHGQMPGGGEATTLMTLGFDRAKGRFVGSWAGSMMDHLWVYDGHWNEAHKSLSLDCEGPDWENPGQTLKYRDIYTLNDDNTRTLTAMVQTADGEWKRLMQNHYRRVG, encoded by the coding sequence ATGAACGTCGATATCCAAACTGAGCATCACTGGCTGGAGAGGATGACCGGGGACTGGGAGATCATCCCTGATATGTCTCTGGCCGAAGCGGAACGCATAACCGAGTGGATCGAGCGCGGGCGGATGCTGCACAGGGTATGGCTGGTGGTCGAAGGCCACGGGCAGATGCCCGGCGGCGGTGAGGCGACAACCCTGATGACGCTAGGTTTTGATCGCGCCAAGGGCCGGTTTGTCGGCTCATGGGCAGGGTCGATGATGGATCATTTGTGGGTCTATGACGGCCACTGGAATGAGGCCCACAAATCCCTGTCGCTCGATTGCGAAGGGCCTGACTGGGAAAATCCCGGCCAGACCCTGAAATATCGTGATATTTACACGCTTAATGATGACAATACCCGTACCCTGACGGCTATGGTTCAGACGGCAGACGGTGAGTGGAAGCGGCTGATGCAGAACCACTACAGACGAGTGGGTTAG